A stretch of the Gracilinanus agilis isolate LMUSP501 chromosome 4, AgileGrace, whole genome shotgun sequence genome encodes the following:
- the RSAD1 gene encoding radical S-adenosyl methionine domain-containing protein 1, mitochondrial, protein MWPQRVDRAEKGSTDCMLEVMYKTGKLCGSRIGKEKRAQGDQLRGDSLRSLGSSERQVAPVHRRSRQQLQGRPFKVSVRLEASGSSNSFRLLVRPQTGGTFKPSATPTLAAPSSFGSRTSNCGQDPWLAASLALPGFRARCRIAATLGIQCTSKRSCAGRPDQGQDPRQERLAAQPQAGRRSAALYVHWPYCEKRCSYCNFNKYIPRKLDEDAIRTCLVQEATTLLKLSGVQRINSVFFGGGTPSLASPYTVASVLEAIAQNTHLPANAEVTLEANPTSSKASRLAAFQVAGINRISIGIQSLDDTELQLLGRTHSASEALGTLEEARHLYPGRTSVDLMFGLPGQQVEPWLQQLQELLSRCDDHVSLYQLTLERGTPLFAQVQRRTLPSPDPETAAQMYQDGREVLREAGFRQYEVSNFARNEALSTHNWTYWQGGQYIGVGPGAHGRFVPQGDGGSLREARIQTLEPDNWMKEVSLFGHGTRKRVPLGELELLEEVLALGLRTDIGITHQHWLQFEPHLSLWEVFGESEEVRELQSRGLLLLDPRGLRCSWKGLAVLDTILLRLLLQLQNAWENRSPPTFKVTESGAASPRGDSCFKYGLD, encoded by the exons atgtgGCCCCAAAGAGTAGACAGGGCTGAAAAAGGTTCAACAGACTGCATGCTGGAAGTAATGTATAAGACTGGGAAG ctgtgtggaaGTCGGATTGGAAAGGAGAAACGGGCACAGGGAGACCAGTTAAGAGGCGATT CTCTACGGTCACTAGGCTCTAGTGAACGGCAGGTGGCGCCCGTACACAGGAGGTCTCGTCAGCAGCTCCAGGGCAGGCCCTTTAAGGTTTCCGTCCGGTTGGAGGCCTCAGGATCCTCGAACTCATTCCGACTCCTCGTGCG ACCCCAGACAGGAGGGACCTTTAAGCCGTCCGCCACTCCAACTTTAGCGGCGCCAAGCAGCTTTGGAAGCAGGACAAGTAACTGTGGCCAAGATCCTTGGCTCGCTGCAAGCCTGGCGCTCCCTGGCTTCCGGGCTCGCTGCAGGATCGCGGCCACCCTAGGGATACAATGTACGAGCAAACGGAGCTGCGCTGGGAGGCCGGACCAAGGTCAAGATCCGAGACAGGAGCGCCTCGCCGCGCAGCCGCAGGCCGGGAGACGCAGCGCCGCGCTCTACGTCCAC TGGCCATACTGTGAAAAGCGGTGCTCCTATTGTAATTTCAACAAATATATCCCCCGGAAGTTAGATGAGGATGCCATACGGACATGCCTTGTGCAAGAGGCAACAACACTGCTGAAACTCAGTGGGGTACAAAG GATCAACTCTGTGTTCTTTGGCGGGGGGACACCAAGCCTGGCCAGCCCTTATACTGTGGCCTCAGTTTTGGAGGCTATAGCACAGAACACCCACTTGCCAGCCAACGCTGAAGTGACCCTAGAGGCCAACCCTACCTCATCCAAGGCATCAAGGCTGGCTGCCTTCCAAGTGGCAGGGATCAATAGAATTTCCATTGGCATCCAG tccTTAGATGATACAGAGCTCCAGCTGCTGGGCAGGACGCACTCAGCGTCGGAAGCCTTGGGCACCCTGGAAGAGGCCCGGCATCTGTATCCAGGGCGCACCTCTGTGGATCTCATGTTCGGCCTCCCGGGGCAGCAGGTGGAACCGTGGCTGCAGCAGCTGCAGGAGCTGCTTTCCCGCTGTGATGACCACGTCTCTCTCTACCAGCTGACCCTGGAGAGGGGCACTCCGCTCTTTGCCCAGGTTCAGCGAAGGACCCTGCCCTCTCCAGACCCAGAAACTGCGGCTCAGATGTACCAGGATGGGCGAGAGGTCCTGAGGGAGGCTGGCTTCCGCCAGTACGAGGTGTCCAACTTTGCCAGAAAT GAAGCTCTCAGCACCCATAACTGGACCTACTGGCAAGGTGGTCAGTACATAGGTGTTGGACCTG GGGCCCATGGGAGATTTGTGCCCCAGGGGGATGGAGGGAGCCTCCGGGAAGCTCGCATCCAGACCTTGGAACCTGACAACTGGATGAAGGAAGTTTCGTTATTTGGACACGGCACCCGGAAGCGAGTGCCCCTGGGAGAGCTGGAGCT ACTGGAGGAGGTGTTGGCTCTGGGGCTGCGCACAGACATCGGAATCACTCACCAG CACTGGCTGCAGTTTGAGCCCCACTTGTCCTTGTGGGAGGTGTTTGGGGAATCTGAGGAAGTGAGGGAGCTTCAATCCCGAGGCCTTTTGCTGCTGGACCCCAG AGGACTCCGTTGTTCCTGGAAAGGACTGGCTGTGCTGGATACTATTCTGCTGAGACTCCTCCTCCAGCTCCAGAATGCCTGGGAAAACAGGTCTCCTCCCACATTCAAGGTCACTGAGTCAGGAGCTGCCTCCCCAAGAGGCGATTCATGCTTCAAGTATGGCTTGGACTAG